A stretch of DNA from Staphylococcus sp. KG4-3:
ATACCGGCACCTTTTATGCCAACAAAATGATAATGTGTCATAAAAACACTCCTTTATCTCTATATTAATTCTCATTTAAATCTGATTCTGTAATGTATACATCTCTTGGTTTTGAACCATTAGCTCCCGAAACATAACCTAGTTGTTCTAATTGATCAACTATTCTGGCTGCACGATTGTAACCAATCTGGAAATGTCGTTGTATTAATGAAGTTGAAATATGTCCCTCATTCAACATAAATTGACACACATCATCGAATAAATCATCCTGCGGTTGACTTTCAGTTTTCTTTAATAATTCTTTTTCTTCAAACAAATACTCTGGTTCTCTTTGTTCTTTAATAAAATCAACTACATCATCAATTTCTTCATCAGATACAAAGGTTCCTTGAACTCGTATTGGTTTATTCATTCCACTTCCGAGATAAAGCATATCACCGTATCCAAGTAAGCGTTCTGCACCACCGCTATCTAATATGGTACGGGAATCAACGCTTGACGATACCATAAATGCAACTCTTGTTGGAATATTTGCTTTGATTAAACCTGTTATTACATTGACAGATGGTCTTTGTGTTGCAACTAACATATGAATACCACATGCACGTGCTTTTTGTGCTATACGAGCAATCGATTGCTCTACTTCTTGTGGTGCCATCATCATTAAATCTGCTAACTCATCTATAACTATAACAATTTTCGGCATTCTATCCTCATATGTTGCTTTCTTATTAAAAGCGGTTATATTTCTTACATGATATTTAGCAAAGACTTTGTAACGTCTTTCCATCTCTTCAACAGCCCATTTCAAACTTTGCGTAGCTGCTTTTACATCTGTAATAACTGGTGAAACTAAATGTGGTAAATCATTATATGGAGCCAATTCAACCATTTTTGGATCGATTAAAAGTAATTTTAATTCTTCTGGATGATTTTTATATAATAAAGACATTAAGATACTATTTATACATACTGATTTACCAGAACCTGTAGCACCAGCTATTAAAGCGTGTGGTGTTTTAGAGATATCCATCAATAACGGTTCATTGTTAATTCTAAGACCCATGGCTACAGTTAACTTAGATTCTGAATTTTTAAACGCGGGCTCTTCAATAATTGAACGTAAATTTACTGTTGTTGAATTTTGGTTTGGTACTTCTATACCAACTAAACTTGTACCGGCTATTGGTGCTTCAATACGAATATCCTTAGCAGCTAACGCCATCTTAATATCATCTTGCAAAGCAGTGATTCTTGAAACTTTCACGCCTTTTTCAACAGATAATTCAAAACGTGTCACACTTGGTCCTTCTGTTACGTTCTGTACCTCCGCTGGTACATTAAAATAATAGAAAGCTTCATTTAACTCTTGTTTTTTATCCTCTATCCAAGACTCATCTACTTCATGTTGTTTAGGTGCTTCTAATAATTCTACACTCGGTAATTTAATATTTGGTCCTCGACGTATAGTTGTTTTATTTTCATTCTCATTTGATGTTTTTGAAGCACCTTGCTGTGAGGTGGATTCTGGTTTTAGTAATGGTTCTTGGACAGATTGTCCAGTGTCCTCATTTGGGTTAACTGACTGATGGTTGCTAATAACATTGCTATCTATAGACGCCCCTGATTTATCAGATTGTTGGTTGTTACTTTTTGCTGTTTTAGCTTCAACATATTTATGTTCCGTTTCATTTATTGACGTTTCATCAGTTAATGTTGCATCTTCAGTATCTGACGTATTATTTAGCTCACTTTTTGCAGAGCTGTATTGAACATTATCTGATTCATTTGTCACACCTTTGTTTTTATGTTCTGAAGAAACCGTATGCTCTGTATGTGTCTGTTGCTCTGTCGTCTTAAGTTCAGTAGTATTATCGTTTGTTGCACGTTCAGTTGTATGCTCTGTCGCATATTCTATATTTGAACTAGCTCGATTTTGATTCTGTGCTTTTCTTGTATCTAGCATACGTTTTTTATCTGAAGGTGTCATGACAACATTGAAAGGTTTACTACCTTTTTTATTAGCTGATTTGGCTTGAGTTGACTGGTCACGATATGTTGCTTTACCTGTATCAACTTTTGAATCTACTGTATTATTTGTTTCTTGTTCCTCTGAAACTTTATCTTGTGAAATATCTTTATCATCATGAACTACTTTTGAAAGACTAACGTCTATATCATCTACTGCATTTTCTTCAGAATGAGATAGGTTTGAGTCTTCGCTATCACCTTCAGCTGATAAAGATGGATTAGCAGATTCAAGAGACCCGTTTACCATTTCTTCGGGTTCAGACTCTTGAGATGTTTCTACATTTTCATTTGTATCATCATCATTTGAATGTAAAGGCTCATTATTTGATGAAATTAATTCACTCGTGCCATTATCTGCTAACTCTCTGTAATTTGCATCAGCTATGTCATTATCTACAGTTTCTGCGTTTTGACTTGCTTCTGTTTCTGATTGTATTTCTGTTGTATCTTTATTAAGACTTTCATTAGATTGTGAGTTGAATACCTCATCTGAAGACTTATTGTCATGCGTATTGGTTAAATCGTAAGATACATTTTCATCCTTATCTTCTGACATATCATCATCGATTGCTTGAGGTTCTGTAATACTTTTGTCTGTCTGTATTTCAGTATCAATATTTACATATTCGTCATTGATCGTATGTATATCCCGAATATTATCTAAATTAATTTCTTCGTAATTATACGTTGAGTCAATTTCCTCTTCTTGCTGATTGTCAGATGTATTTTGCGTAACGTTAGGATTTGGAGCATCTTGAACTGATGCTTCCGAATCAATTTCAGTAGCATTTGTCGTTTGATCTTCAGCATCTAACGAGCTTTCACCTATGTAGTTTTGAGCTTGTTTTGCATACATTTCATCGATTGCTTTTTGTATACTATCTTCTTGGTTCTCTTGATATTCATGACGTTTTTGTTGTAATGCTTTTTTAAATTGTCGCTTTTGAAGCACTTTTCTTTCACGTTCACGGCGTATTTCTTCAACAATTTGTGAAGCATATATATTTTCAATTTTAATTGTATTATCAATTTTTGCACGCTTAGCAAGAGGTTCTTGTTTAGCTATCTCTGTTGCATCAAACGAGTTATTTTGTATTTTCTCTTCTTCACTTTCACTATCTTCTGTTTGTTCAATAGTTGATGAAGATGCCACAGCATTATTATCTTTAGTAAGATCATCGACATATTGATCGTTATAATATGTCGTATCATCTGAACTCGAATTATGAGAATCGTGCTGATCCGTATTATCAAATTCCAAACTAACTTTATCATCATTTGAGTCAGCTTCAGACTGCTGATTCTGTTTTATAACGCCATTAACTAGTGGACTAGGTTTTTTTGTACCAAAAATCGCAGAAGGGACTTCACTCGCTTTAAAATCACTTTGATGGTAACTAGGTGTATTAGTTTTATGTTTTGAAGCCGCATTTGCGCGTAAAACATCCGTCTGAATTCTCATTCTTTTACCTTTGTGACTTCTCTGTTCACTTTTTGGTTCAGAAACTACTTCGTCACGTGTGTTATTTTGTTTTGTACGTTGCGAATCCACATTGTTAGAAACATCATTTTCATACATATGTCTACGTCTTCTTTGTTTGTGATTAACACTTATATTATCGTCATTCTTGCGATAAGTATGGTTATCATTAACTTCAGTATTCGAGTTATCTACATTTGCATCGTTATTTACGTTATTTGTTTCATTTGCTTCTTCCAAAATACGCATTGGAAATCTAAACTTTCCTTTAGGCCTTTCATAAACATCATTGTTCTGAGGAAGTAATGAATCTTGGTCTTCTTGTTGTGTAGCTTTTTGACGTCGTTGGCTTCTTTTATTAAGATAATCTTCACTTGAGTCATTATCTTCTCCAAATAACTTGTCGAACCAGCTCATACGCACATTACCTCCTTTTATTCTTCAAAAAATGCTTGACCTACTGTGTAATCATCAGATAAGACCATAATACCTTTTTCTTGTGGTGCGTTTGGTAAGCCTAACTCTTTCATTGAACATATCATGCCACTTGATGCAACTCCTCTTAGTTCAGCATCTTTAATTACCATACCGCTAGGCATAACAGCTCCAACTTTCGCTACAACAACCTTTTGTCCTGCTTCAATATTAGCTGCACCGCAAACAATTTGTAATTTTTCAGTGGAAACATCAACACTCAATACACTTAATTTATCAGCATCTGGATGTTTTTCTTTTGTCTCAACATAACCTACTACAAATTTAGGTGAAAAATCTGTATCTAACTTATAAGTGAATCCAGCTTCTTCAATAGCAGTTTGTAATTCATTAACTAATGTTTCATTTAATTTAACGTGGCCGTTACCATCTATAGATGATTTTTGTGAGGCATTAAATATATTAAATCCTACAACTTTATTTTCGTGTTGTATTTCAACGACATCACCTTTAAATTCATAGTTAAATTCACCGTTAGCGGGCTCTATTTGTAAAAATGCTACATCTCCTACTGCTTGTTTATTATAAAAAAGATTCATTAAAATTTACTCCTTACTTCTTATCTTTATTTTCATATTGTTTTCTTGTAGCTTCTAATCTTTGTATTACATTTGGATCTCTTTTTTGTTTATTATTTTTACCTAAAATGAAAATAGGTTCAAAATGTCCTTTATCATATCCTAAGGATAGTGAAGTAATTGGCACTAAACCATTTGTGAAAAACTCCATAGTTAAATGTGCCATCACATCATAACCTGTTTTATTTCTTATATCAGCTATGATTAATACATCCTGATGTGGCACCGCTACTAACATTTCGCCTTCGCATTGTTCTTGTATGTTATTTAAAAATGAAGTGTTTAATACTCTACTAGCATCATAACCGTCATTGGTATTAACAAAATAGAATATATTACCCTTTACTTCATCAGTCGTATATTTATTTTCTAATTTTCTTACGTTAAATAGCGCCATCTCTTTTAATTGTTGTTTAGTGAGATTCATTTGTTCTAGTGTTGTTTCATCAATTAGACGATAAGACTTACCTA
This window harbors:
- a CDS encoding DNA translocase FtsK — its product is MSWFDKLFGEDNDSSEDYLNKRSQRRQKATQQEDQDSLLPQNNDVYERPKGKFRFPMRILEEANETNNVNNDANVDNSNTEVNDNHTYRKNDDNISVNHKQRRRRHMYENDVSNNVDSQRTKQNNTRDEVVSEPKSEQRSHKGKRMRIQTDVLRANAASKHKTNTPSYHQSDFKASEVPSAIFGTKKPSPLVNGVIKQNQQSEADSNDDKVSLEFDNTDQHDSHNSSSDDTTYYNDQYVDDLTKDNNAVASSSTIEQTEDSESEEEKIQNNSFDATEIAKQEPLAKRAKIDNTIKIENIYASQIVEEIRRERERKVLQKRQFKKALQQKRHEYQENQEDSIQKAIDEMYAKQAQNYIGESSLDAEDQTTNATEIDSEASVQDAPNPNVTQNTSDNQQEEEIDSTYNYEEINLDNIRDIHTINDEYVNIDTEIQTDKSITEPQAIDDDMSEDKDENVSYDLTNTHDNKSSDEVFNSQSNESLNKDTTEIQSETEASQNAETVDNDIADANYRELADNGTSELISSNNEPLHSNDDDTNENVETSQESEPEEMVNGSLESANPSLSAEGDSEDSNLSHSEENAVDDIDVSLSKVVHDDKDISQDKVSEEQETNNTVDSKVDTGKATYRDQSTQAKSANKKGSKPFNVVMTPSDKKRMLDTRKAQNQNRASSNIEYATEHTTERATNDNTTELKTTEQQTHTEHTVSSEHKNKGVTNESDNVQYSSAKSELNNTSDTEDATLTDETSINETEHKYVEAKTAKSNNQQSDKSGASIDSNVISNHQSVNPNEDTGQSVQEPLLKPESTSQQGASKTSNENENKTTIRRGPNIKLPSVELLEAPKQHEVDESWIEDKKQELNEAFYYFNVPAEVQNVTEGPSVTRFELSVEKGVKVSRITALQDDIKMALAAKDIRIEAPIAGTSLVGIEVPNQNSTTVNLRSIIEEPAFKNSESKLTVAMGLRINNEPLLMDISKTPHALIAGATGSGKSVCINSILMSLLYKNHPEELKLLLIDPKMVELAPYNDLPHLVSPVITDVKAATQSLKWAVEEMERRYKVFAKYHVRNITAFNKKATYEDRMPKIVIVIDELADLMMMAPQEVEQSIARIAQKARACGIHMLVATQRPSVNVITGLIKANIPTRVAFMVSSSVDSRTILDSGGAERLLGYGDMLYLGSGMNKPIRVQGTFVSDEEIDDVVDFIKEQREPEYLFEEKELLKKTESQPQDDLFDDVCQFMLNEGHISTSLIQRHFQIGYNRAARIVDQLEQLGYVSGANGSKPRDVYITESDLNEN
- the ytpR gene encoding YtpR family tRNA-binding protein; translation: MNLFYNKQAVGDVAFLQIEPANGEFNYEFKGDVVEIQHENKVVGFNIFNASQKSSIDGNGHVKLNETLVNELQTAIEEAGFTYKLDTDFSPKFVVGYVETKEKHPDADKLSVLSVDVSTEKLQIVCGAANIEAGQKVVVAKVGAVMPSGMVIKDAELRGVASSGMICSMKELGLPNAPQEKGIMVLSDDYTVGQAFFEE
- a CDS encoding DUF1444 domain-containing protein, which encodes MNVFQMRDKLKDRLNHLDVKFSFNRDEETLRISRLDNDKGVTVKLSQIVAKYKSQKEKIVDEIVYYVEEAVAQMNDATLSNTDDIKVMPVLRSPSFDKKDKSGNAFVIDEHTAETNIYYAMDLGKSYRLIDETTLEQMNLTKQQLKEMALFNVRKLENKYTTDEVKGNIFYFVNTNDGYDASRVLNTSFLNNIQEQCEGEMLVAVPHQDVLIIADIRNKTGYDVMAHLTMEFFTNGLVPITSLSLGYDKGHFEPIFILGKNNKQKRDPNVIQRLEATRKQYENKDKK